The Daucus carota subsp. sativus chromosome 9, DH1 v3.0, whole genome shotgun sequence genome window below encodes:
- the LOC108192304 gene encoding NADPH-dependent pterin aldehyde reductase gives MAEVPESRRVLITGVSRGLGKSLALEFARLGHTIIGCSRSEKNLDDLQTQLSSDDQKLSNHLFINVDVRSDSSVAELARVVLEKKAVPDIIGTVNQKNRIWEVPEEEFDMVIDTNLKGTANMLRHFIPLMVESSVTEIGNRT, from the exons ATGGCTGAGGTGCCGGAGAGCAGAAGAGTGCTAATAACAGGAGTGAGCAGAGGTCTCGGAAAGTCACTAGCTTTAGAATTTGCCAGACTTGGGCACACCATAATCGGGTGTTCTCGGTCAGAGAAGAATCTTGATGATCTTCAGACTCAACTCTCGTCGGATGATCAAAAACTCAGCAACCATCTTTTCATTAACGTCGATGTG AGGTCAGATAGTAGTGTGGCAGAGTTGGCACGGGTTGTATTGGAAAAGAAAGCTGTTCCGGATATCATAG GGACGGTAAATCAGAAGAACAGAATCTGGGAGGTACCAGAGGAGGAGTTTGATATGGTCATTGACACAAACTTAAAAGGAACAGCAAATATGTTACGTCATTTTATTCCTTTAATGGTTGAgagcagtgttacagaaatcgggaatcggacctaa